A stretch of the Hydra vulgaris chromosome 09, alternate assembly HydraT2T_AEP genome encodes the following:
- the LOC136085204 gene encoding 52 kDa repressor of the inhibitor of the protein kinase-like, which produces MANLGQSLFSIFCVLALGTPFGLNAVELDHEVLKNNLKRKASNESSRLQTKITFQSKSKDLDGLMEFNLKNKSSYLCNQLPIPSFSKVTQCIPITIPSYNYDIGYLISENRRLLLPIIETIILYGRLGLPLRGHRDNSKFHIGRSESPSPTAGNFIELLYFRVKAGDKILEDHLKYHQKIEVVTDKIIEEIKKSQYFSIIANEASDSSNKEQLSLVIRFVDSNLDIKQEFVKFIHCSNGVPGEGLFSVLLKSMSVLSLDIINCRGQSYKGAGAMAGHTKGLSACILNLNEKAIFTHCYSHRLNLAICASCNVQSIRNLLAHVKEVSYFFNLSPTRQQKLEEHID; this is translated from the exons ATGGCTAATTTAGGCCAATCTCTTTTTAGTATTTTCTGCGTTCTTGCTTTAGGAACGCCTTTTGGTTTAAATGCAGTTGAATTAGACCATGAAG tactaaaaaacaatttgaaacgTAAAGCTTCCAATGAAAGTAGCAGGTTACAGactaaaattacttttcaaagcAAATCTAAAGATCTTGATGGTCTTAtggaatttaatttaaaaaataaatcttcatatcTTTGCAACCAATTACCAATACCTAGTTTTAGTAAAGTAACTCAATGTATACCAATTACTATCCCTTCCTATAATTATGATATTGGTTATTTG ATTTCTGAAAATCGTAGATTATTGTTACCAATTATTGAAACAATTATTCTATATGGGCGCCTTGGTCTTCCTTTAAGAGGTCATCGAgataattcaaaatttcataTTGGTAGAAGCGAATCTCCTAGTCCAACTGCAGGAAATTTCATCGAGCTGCTTTATTTTCGTGTCAAAGCTGGCGATAAAATTCTTGAAgatcatttaaaatatcatcaaaaaat AGAAGTAGTTACCGACAAAATAATAGAAGAAATCAAAAAGTctcaatatttttctattattgctAATGAAGCTTCAGACAGTTCAAATAAAGAGCAACTTTCTTTGGTTATTAGATTTGTTGATTCTAATTTAGACATAAAGCaagaatttgttaaatttatacatTGTTCAAATGGTGTTCCTGGCGAAGGTTTATTTAGtgttttactaaaaagtatGTCTGTCCTTTCCTTGGATATTATAAATTGCAGGGGACAATCTTATAAAGGTGCTGGAGCAATGGCTGGACATACTAAAGGGTTGTCggcttgtattttaaatttgaatgaaaaagcTATTTTTACTCATTGTTACAGCCACAGACTTAATTTAGCTATTTGTGCATCATGCAATGTGCAGTCTATCAGGAACCTTTTAGCTCATGTAAAAGAGGTATCAtacttttttaatctttctccAACCAGGCAACAAAAATTAGAAGAGCATATTGATTAA
- the LOC100211145 gene encoding damage-control phosphatase ARMT1 isoform X2, whose product MTNNDSPPALDLRPTPLSGIHRGTFAYLTIKEYMPGLLDKVIDYVRTLNTQYKDAMDSSKAEDAEEIVSKLCMLKDEILTNQSLKKINDSADDNEIWNKLIENTPILAINETEPTWLTVAWLHCQCYMYRRIIEVLLVSKFHTTLDPYIQQKSDAFQSSIEAMQVLAGYLSNFKSVEDESKLYESFEVLLEYSLWSNKCDLSILVEEKEGEQVEENDKQVKSTEEQNNLKANIICNHKDEVWTYLNRMRLSNEKSIITFVLDNAGFELFSDLCLADFLLTFKFCTEVHFHVKCIPWFVSDTTAKDFFWTIEQCVNSTDKNVSNLGKKWVGYLDDNLLVIIEDKFWTSAYDYSMLEQEAPSLYSKLSKSKLILFKGDLNYRKLVGDLNWPYTTDIKEASSGFFPAPWCTLRTLKADIVVGLDPGVSEELDRTVDTWMNSGNYGVVQCCI is encoded by the exons atGACAAATAACGATTCACCTCCTGCTCTTGATTTACGCCCTACTCCATTGTCTGGAATACATCGAgg aaCCTTCGCTTATCTTACAATCAAAGAATACATGCCAGGATTACTAGATAAAGTAATTGATTATGTACGCACGTTAAATACTCAGTATAAAGATGCAATGGATTCG AGCAAGGCAGAAGATGCCGAAGAAATTGTTTCAAAGCTGTGCATGTTGAAAGACGAAATACTAACAaatcaatctttaaaaaaaattaatgactcaGCGGATGATAATGAAATATGGAATAAGCTTATCGAAAATACTCCTATTCTTGCTATTAACGAGACTGAACCAACATGGTTAACAGTGGCCTGGCTACATTGTCAATGTTATATGTATAGAAGAATAATAGAAGTATTACTAGTAag CAAGTTTCATACTACACTAGATCCTTATATACAACAGAAGTCTGATGCATTTCAATCATCTATAGAGGCAATGCAAGTTCTTGCAGGTTACTTGTCCAATTTTAAATCAGTTGAAGATGAAAGTAAACTGTATGAATCTTTTGAAGTTTTGTTAGAG tATTCCCTATGGAGTAATAAATGCGATCTTTCGATACTTGTCGAGGAAAAAGAGGGTGAACAAGTTGAAGAAAACGATAAGCAAGTAAAAAGCACCGAAGAGCAAAATAATCTTAAAGCTAATATTATATGTAATCACAAGGATGAAGTATGGACATATCTTAACCGTATGCGTTTgtcaaatgaaaaaagtatCATTACATTTGTTTTGGATAATGCAGGATTTGAATTATTTAGTGATCTTTGTTTAGCAGACTTTTTGCTAACGTTCAAGTTTTGCACAGAAGTTCATTTTCATGTTAAATGCATACCATGGTTTGTGTCAGACACGACTGCTAAAGACTTTTTTTGGACCATAGAGCAATGTGTAAATTCAACAGATAAGAATGTTTCAAATTTAGGAAAGAAATGGGTTGGTTACTTGGATGATAACCTTCTTGTTATAATTGAAGACAAATTTTGGACTTCGGCGTATGACTATTCAATGCTTGAGCAGGAAGCACCGTCTTTATACTCAAAGTTAAGTAAATCAAAACTAATATTGTTTAAAGGTGATTTAAACTACAGAAAGCTTGTGGGCGATCTAAATTGGCCTTATACCACCGACATCAAAGAAGCATCATCAGGATTTTTTCCTGCTCCGTGGTGTACTCTTAGAACTTTAAAGGCTGATATAGTTGTCGGTCTTGATCCTGGTGTATCTGAGGAGTTAGATCGCACTGTTGATACTTGGATGAATTCTGGAAATTATGGAGTCGTGCAGTGTtgtatataa
- the LOC100211145 gene encoding damage-control phosphatase ARMT1 isoform X3, translating into MPGLLDKVIDYVRTLNTQYKDAMDSSKAEDAEEIVSKLCMLKDEILTNQSLKKINDSADDNEIWNKLIENTPILAINETEPTWLTVAWLHCQCYMYRRIIEVLLVSKFHTTLDPYIQQKSDAFQSSIEAMQVLAGYLSNFKSVEDESKLYESFEVLLEYSLWSNKCDLSILVEEKEGEQVEENDKQVKSTEEQNNLKANIICNHKDEVWTYLNRMRLSNEKSIITFVLDNAGFELFSDLCLADFLLTFKFCTEVHFHVKCIPWFVSDTTAKDFFWTIEQCVNSTDKNVSNLGKKWVGYLDDNLLVIIEDKFWTSAYDYSMLEQEAPSLYSKLSKSKLILFKGDLNYRKLVGDLNWPYTTDIKEASSGFFPAPWCTLRTLKADIVVGLDPGVSEELDRTVDTWMNSGNYGVVQCCI; encoded by the exons ATGCCAGGATTACTAGATAAAGTAATTGATTATGTACGCACGTTAAATACTCAGTATAAAGATGCAATGGATTCG AGCAAGGCAGAAGATGCCGAAGAAATTGTTTCAAAGCTGTGCATGTTGAAAGACGAAATACTAACAaatcaatctttaaaaaaaattaatgactcaGCGGATGATAATGAAATATGGAATAAGCTTATCGAAAATACTCCTATTCTTGCTATTAACGAGACTGAACCAACATGGTTAACAGTGGCCTGGCTACATTGTCAATGTTATATGTATAGAAGAATAATAGAAGTATTACTAGTAag CAAGTTTCATACTACACTAGATCCTTATATACAACAGAAGTCTGATGCATTTCAATCATCTATAGAGGCAATGCAAGTTCTTGCAGGTTACTTGTCCAATTTTAAATCAGTTGAAGATGAAAGTAAACTGTATGAATCTTTTGAAGTTTTGTTAGAG tATTCCCTATGGAGTAATAAATGCGATCTTTCGATACTTGTCGAGGAAAAAGAGGGTGAACAAGTTGAAGAAAACGATAAGCAAGTAAAAAGCACCGAAGAGCAAAATAATCTTAAAGCTAATATTATATGTAATCACAAGGATGAAGTATGGACATATCTTAACCGTATGCGTTTgtcaaatgaaaaaagtatCATTACATTTGTTTTGGATAATGCAGGATTTGAATTATTTAGTGATCTTTGTTTAGCAGACTTTTTGCTAACGTTCAAGTTTTGCACAGAAGTTCATTTTCATGTTAAATGCATACCATGGTTTGTGTCAGACACGACTGCTAAAGACTTTTTTTGGACCATAGAGCAATGTGTAAATTCAACAGATAAGAATGTTTCAAATTTAGGAAAGAAATGGGTTGGTTACTTGGATGATAACCTTCTTGTTATAATTGAAGACAAATTTTGGACTTCGGCGTATGACTATTCAATGCTTGAGCAGGAAGCACCGTCTTTATACTCAAAGTTAAGTAAATCAAAACTAATATTGTTTAAAGGTGATTTAAACTACAGAAAGCTTGTGGGCGATCTAAATTGGCCTTATACCACCGACATCAAAGAAGCATCATCAGGATTTTTTCCTGCTCCGTGGTGTACTCTTAGAACTTTAAAGGCTGATATAGTTGTCGGTCTTGATCCTGGTGTATCTGAGGAGTTAGATCGCACTGTTGATACTTGGATGAATTCTGGAAATTATGGAGTCGTGCAGTGTtgtatataa